One Stenotrophomonas oahuensis genomic region harbors:
- a CDS encoding AraC family transcriptional regulator yields MTALLTFRDAIARHAHGDGTFATALPGVTLIRCASPTLPMPVIYEPTVCFVAQGRKRAALGERVFHYDPASYLVATVGLPVMGAVVEASEAAPYLCMQLDLDPALLGELTLQHPRPLPAAMDDSAGLTLGAMTSPLLEAATRLLKLLDTPQDIAPLAPLALRELLYRLISSEHGEVFHLMARTDTRQAQIARAILWLRANYRDASRIEMLAEVAGMSRSSFHAHFKAVTAMSPLDFRGQLRMQEARRLMVGEGLDAATAGHRVGYDSPSQFSREYARLFGLPPARDAQRLRQPD; encoded by the coding sequence ATGACCGCGCTGCTTACCTTCCGCGATGCCATTGCCCGCCATGCGCACGGTGACGGCACTTTCGCCACCGCGTTGCCGGGCGTGACCCTGATCCGCTGCGCCAGTCCGACGCTGCCGATGCCGGTGATCTACGAACCCACGGTGTGCTTCGTGGCGCAGGGCCGCAAGCGCGCGGCCTTGGGCGAACGGGTGTTTCACTACGATCCGGCCAGTTACCTGGTGGCCACGGTGGGGTTGCCGGTGATGGGCGCGGTGGTGGAGGCCAGCGAAGCCGCCCCGTACCTGTGCATGCAGCTGGATCTGGATCCGGCCCTGCTGGGTGAGCTGACGCTGCAGCATCCACGCCCGCTGCCCGCGGCGATGGATGACAGCGCCGGGCTGACGCTCGGTGCAATGACTTCCCCGCTGCTTGAGGCAGCGACCCGCTTGTTGAAGCTGCTCGACACGCCACAGGACATCGCCCCGCTGGCACCACTGGCGCTGCGCGAACTGCTCTACCGCCTGATCAGCAGCGAACACGGTGAAGTGTTCCACCTCATGGCGCGCACCGATACCCGCCAGGCACAGATCGCCCGCGCCATCCTGTGGTTGCGTGCGAACTATCGCGATGCCAGCCGCATCGAGATGCTGGCCGAGGTGGCGGGCATGAGCCGTTCCAGCTTTCACGCGCACTTCAAGGCGGTCACCGCCATGAGTCCACTGGATTTCCGTGGCCAGCTGCGCATGCAGGAAGCGCGTCGGCTGATGGTGGGCGAGGGCCTGGATGCCGCGACGGCGGGGCACCGGGTGGGCTATGACAGTCCTTCGCAGTTCAGCCGCGAGTACGCGCGCCTGTTTGGGCTGCCGCCGGCTCGCGACGCGCAGCGACTGCGTCAGCCCGATTGA
- a CDS encoding LysR family transcriptional regulator, translated as MATDNLTHLAAFAAVARHRSFRKAGAELTLSTSAVSYAIRALEERLGVGLFHRTTRSVALTEAGQRLLDRLQPALNQVSDALEEMNHFRAAPAGLLRINAARAAVPTQLGPRLTRFLHAHPDVRLELTENDGLVDIVSEGFDAGVRLHEFVPEDMVAVPLGRPLRGMIVASPAYLERHPAPQHPRDLLQHECIRFRFASGHLYKWQFDRDGQSLELDVQGRLTLSEQTTIIRAVLDGFGLAYVLEDAARPWLDAGQMQAVLEEWSEPFPGFVLYYPRQRQMSSALRAFVDMLHEPV; from the coding sequence ATGGCCACTGACAATCTCACCCACCTCGCCGCCTTTGCCGCCGTGGCCCGCCATCGCAGCTTCCGCAAGGCCGGGGCCGAGCTGACCCTGTCCACGTCGGCCGTGAGCTACGCGATCCGCGCGCTGGAGGAACGCCTGGGGGTGGGGCTGTTCCACCGCACCACCCGCAGCGTGGCGCTGACCGAGGCCGGCCAACGGCTGCTGGACCGGCTGCAGCCGGCACTGAACCAGGTGAGCGACGCGCTGGAAGAAATGAATCACTTCCGCGCCGCCCCGGCCGGGCTGCTGCGGATCAACGCGGCGCGCGCCGCCGTGCCGACCCAGCTGGGCCCGCGCCTGACCCGCTTTCTGCATGCCCACCCGGACGTGCGCCTGGAGCTAACCGAGAACGACGGTCTGGTCGACATCGTCTCCGAAGGGTTCGACGCCGGGGTGCGGCTACATGAGTTTGTGCCCGAGGACATGGTGGCAGTACCGCTGGGGCGGCCACTGCGCGGGATGATCGTGGCCTCGCCGGCGTATCTGGAACGCCACCCGGCTCCGCAGCATCCGCGCGACCTGCTGCAGCACGAGTGCATCCGCTTCCGGTTTGCCAGTGGGCATCTGTACAAGTGGCAGTTCGACCGCGACGGGCAGTCGCTGGAACTGGACGTGCAGGGCCGGCTGACCTTGAGTGAGCAGACCACGATCATCCGCGCCGTGCTGGATGGCTTCGGGCTGGCGTACGTGCTGGAAGACGCAGCCCGCCCCTGGCTCGATGCCGGCCAGATGCAGGCCGTGCTGGAGGAGTGGAGTGAACCGTTTCCCGGTTTCGTGCTGTACTACCCCCGCCAGCGGCAGATGTCCTCGGCCCTGCGCGCGTTCGTCGACATGCTTCACGAACCGGTGTGA
- a CDS encoding aldo/keto reductase — protein sequence MHTATSLDHYRLLGRSGLRVSPLSLGTMTFGADWGWGADESEARRIFDAYVDRGGNFIDTSVNYTNGAAEQILGRFAKAKRDQLVLATKYTMARDAANINSGGNHRYNLVRSVDTSLRQLDTDRIDLMYVHAWDFTTQPEEVMRALDDLVRAGKLLYLGICNTPAWRVAQMQTLADLRGWSPLVALQIEYSLVERTVEHELLPMAQALGLGVLPWSPLGGGILTGKYSTADLSDDNSAEVSGDRKGVIASIGHLNTRSLAIADVVGNVADELGASRAQVALAWTLAQAGVVSPIIGARTLAQAEDNLGALAVSLSTDQLHRLQAVSAPAPIFPERFIGRPMAQQLIFGTATLGGRHG from the coding sequence ATGCACACCGCCACATCACTGGACCACTACCGCCTGCTCGGCCGCTCCGGCCTGCGCGTTTCGCCGCTGTCGCTGGGCACCATGACCTTCGGTGCTGACTGGGGCTGGGGCGCGGACGAAAGCGAGGCCCGCCGCATCTTTGATGCCTACGTGGATCGCGGCGGCAACTTCATCGACACCTCGGTGAACTACACCAACGGGGCAGCCGAACAGATCCTGGGCCGCTTCGCCAAGGCCAAGCGCGACCAGCTGGTGCTGGCGACGAAGTACACCATGGCGCGCGATGCGGCCAACATCAATTCCGGCGGCAACCACCGCTACAACCTGGTGCGCTCGGTGGATACCAGCCTGCGTCAGCTGGATACCGACCGTATCGACCTGATGTACGTGCACGCCTGGGATTTCACCACCCAGCCGGAGGAAGTGATGCGCGCCCTGGACGATCTCGTCCGCGCCGGCAAGCTGCTGTACCTGGGCATCTGCAATACCCCCGCGTGGCGGGTGGCGCAGATGCAGACCCTGGCCGACCTGCGCGGCTGGTCGCCGCTGGTGGCACTGCAGATCGAGTACAGCCTGGTCGAGCGCACGGTGGAACACGAGCTGCTGCCGATGGCGCAGGCGTTGGGCCTCGGCGTATTGCCTTGGTCGCCGCTGGGCGGCGGCATTCTCACCGGCAAGTACAGCACCGCGGATCTGTCCGATGACAACAGCGCGGAAGTGTCGGGTGACCGCAAGGGCGTGATCGCCTCCATCGGTCACCTCAACACGCGTTCGCTGGCGATTGCGGACGTGGTCGGCAACGTTGCTGACGAGCTGGGGGCTTCGCGCGCGCAGGTGGCGCTGGCATGGACACTGGCACAGGCTGGCGTGGTGTCGCCGATCATCGGCGCGCGCACGCTGGCACAGGCCGAGGACAATCTGGGCGCGCTCGCGGTATCACTGAGCACCGACCAGCTGCATCGCCTGCAAGCCGTCAGCGCCCCTGCACCGATCTTCCCGGAGCGCTTCATCGGCCGCCCGATGGCGCAGCAGCTGATCTTTGGTACCGCCACGCTCGGCGGCAGGCACGGATGA
- a CDS encoding glutaredoxin family protein, whose translation MNRVFVLLMILSLLGGVLHAKRTFFPSRAQQAEALMANPIPATPADQVTGPAVDVYGRTGCGFTRRMLADLQSDGIPVRYYDIDVPAIEAQFDSRFRHAGLLRNGMYELPVVEVGGRSYARPSSESVAYRFRNR comes from the coding sequence ATGAACCGCGTGTTTGTTCTGCTGATGATTCTCAGCCTGCTGGGCGGCGTGCTGCACGCGAAGCGCACCTTCTTCCCGAGCCGTGCGCAGCAGGCCGAAGCGCTGATGGCCAATCCTATCCCGGCAACGCCTGCGGACCAGGTGACCGGCCCCGCCGTCGATGTTTACGGACGCACCGGTTGCGGCTTCACCCGCCGCATGCTGGCCGACCTGCAGAGCGATGGTATTCCGGTGCGCTACTACGACATCGATGTGCCGGCGATTGAGGCGCAGTTCGACAGCCGGTTCCGACACGCCGGGTTGCTGCGCAATGGCATGTATGAGTTGCCCGTGGTGGAAGTGGGCGGGCGCTCTTATGCACGTCCGTCGTCGGAATCGGTGGCATACCGGTTCCGCAATCGCTGA